A genomic window from Sulfurimonas hongkongensis includes:
- the gap gene encoding type I glyceraldehyde-3-phosphate dehydrogenase: MALKIAINGFGRIGRCVARIAASRSDVEIVAINDMATIDMMLYLLKNDSVHGTFKSEVIQVDENNILIDGKNVRVFSNRDPKKLAFADCGADIVLECTGVFLTQESAQIHINNGVTKVLFSAPSKDKETATFVMGVNEHLYDGQKIVSNASCTTNCLGPIAKTLDDAFGIEKGLMTTIHSYTNDQNILDVKHSKDRRRARAGAINMIPTTTGAAKAIGLVLPQLVGKLHGQSVRVPTPNVSMVDLNVVVSRKTSKEEVTAVFNEMAETKLKGLLLIDKEMRVSQDFVGCQYSSIVAEDLTQVIAGDMVKVMAWYDNEWGYSMRLLDMALHISSK; the protein is encoded by the coding sequence ATGGCACTTAAGATAGCAATAAACGGATTTGGTAGGATTGGTCGTTGTGTAGCTCGCATTGCGGCTAGTAGAAGTGATGTAGAAATTGTAGCAATAAATGATATGGCTACAATCGATATGATGCTTTATCTACTTAAAAATGATTCAGTTCACGGAACGTTTAAGAGTGAAGTAATTCAAGTTGATGAAAACAATATTCTCATAGATGGTAAAAATGTTAGAGTTTTTAGTAATCGTGACCCTAAAAAACTTGCCTTTGCTGATTGCGGTGCTGACATAGTTTTAGAGTGTACAGGAGTTTTTTTAACTCAAGAGAGCGCACAGATTCACATAAACAATGGTGTTACTAAAGTTCTCTTTTCTGCTCCATCAAAAGATAAAGAGACAGCTACTTTTGTTATGGGTGTAAATGAGCATCTATACGATGGGCAAAAAATAGTCTCAAATGCTTCTTGTACTACAAACTGTTTAGGTCCTATTGCTAAGACTCTAGATGATGCTTTTGGGATAGAAAAGGGCCTAATGACTACGATTCACTCTTATACGAATGACCAAAATATTTTAGATGTAAAACACTCAAAAGATAGACGTCGCGCAAGAGCAGGGGCTATAAATATGATACCTACTACAACAGGTGCTGCAAAAGCGATAGGACTAGTTCTTCCTCAGCTTGTTGGAAAACTCCACGGTCAAAGCGTTCGCGTTCCAACTCCTAATGTTTCTATGGTTGATTTGAATGTCGTAGTTAGTAGAAAAACTAGCAAAGAAGAGGTGACAGCTGTATTTAACGAGATGGCAGAGACTAAACTAAAGGGGCTTTTGCTTATTGACAAAGAGATGAGAGTGTCTCAGGACTTCGTTGGATGTCAGTATAGCTCGATAGTTGCAGAGGACTTAACTCAAGTTATAGCAGGCGATATGGTAAAAGTTATGGCATGGTATGATAATGAGTGGGGCTACTCTATGAGACTTCTTGATATGGCACTTCATATCTCATCTAAATAA
- a CDS encoding phosphoglycerate kinase — protein sequence MELLNIKNLDLAGKKVFIRCDFNVPMDEYGNISDDRRIRSALSSINYCLDQECAVILASHFGRPRGKVDEKYSLVPVARRIQHLLKREVIIAKDVIGPDAISKAAALEKSQVLLLENLRFEEGETKNDRELSEKLASMAEFYINDAFGVSHRAHASVEGITHFFDNEHKAAGFLLQKEITFFSKLINNPVRPFAAIIGGSKISGKLEALINLLPKVDKMFLGGGMAFTFLKKMGYNIGASLVEDDLLEEAGQIMEEAKRLGVKFYLPVDVIVADKFSEDAVSKIVTTQEIPNSWMGLDIGPATVRLYREGLSDVQTVLWNGPMGVYEMEKFARGSSKIANFVADSYATTVVGGGDTADLVQRIGVDDEMSFISTGGGASLELLEGKMLPGVEPLIVNKEA from the coding sequence ATGGAATTATTAAACATAAAAAACTTAGATTTAGCTGGTAAAAAAGTCTTTATAAGATGTGACTTTAATGTACCTATGGATGAGTATGGAAATATATCTGATGATAGAAGAATCCGCTCAGCTCTTTCTTCCATAAACTACTGTCTTGACCAAGAGTGTGCAGTTATCTTAGCATCACACTTTGGTCGCCCAAGAGGCAAGGTAGATGAAAAATACTCTTTAGTTCCAGTAGCAAGAAGGATTCAGCACCTTCTAAAAAGAGAAGTAATAATAGCAAAAGATGTTATAGGTCCAGATGCAATATCTAAGGCAGCTGCACTTGAGAAGTCTCAAGTACTACTTCTAGAAAATCTTCGTTTTGAAGAGGGGGAGACTAAAAACGATAGAGAGCTCTCAGAAAAACTAGCATCAATGGCAGAATTTTATATAAATGATGCTTTTGGAGTTAGCCATAGAGCCCACGCCTCAGTAGAGGGGATAACGCATTTTTTTGATAATGAGCATAAGGCTGCTGGCTTTTTACTGCAAAAAGAGATAACATTTTTCTCCAAACTTATAAACAATCCAGTTCGACCTTTTGCCGCAATAATTGGAGGCTCAAAAATCTCTGGAAAATTAGAAGCTCTTATAAATCTACTTCCAAAAGTAGACAAGATGTTTCTAGGAGGTGGTATGGCGTTTACATTTTTAAAAAAGATGGGTTACAACATAGGTGCGTCTTTAGTAGAGGATGATTTGCTCGAAGAAGCTGGGCAGATTATGGAAGAAGCAAAAAGATTAGGCGTTAAATTTTACCTGCCTGTAGATGTTATAGTGGCTGATAAATTTTCAGAAGATGCAGTTAGTAAGATTGTAACTACACAAGAGATTCCAAACTCTTGGATGGGGCTAGATATTGGACCTGCTACTGTTAGACTTTACCGTGAGGGACTAAGTGATGTGCAAACTGTTCTTTGGAATGGACCAATGGGTGTATATGAGATGGAAAAATTTGCAAGAGGTTCTAGTAAAATTGCTAACTTTGTAGCTGATAGTTATGCTACAACTGTAGTTGGTGGTGGAGATACAGCTGACCTTGTTCAAAGAATTGGAGTAGATGATGAGATGAGTTTTATCTCTACAGGCGGTGGAGCATCACTAGAACTTTTAGAGGGAAAAATGCTTCCAGGTGTTGAGCCTTTAATTGTTAATAAAGAGGCTTAA